Below is a window of Cataglyphis hispanica isolate Lineage 1 chromosome 14, ULB_Chis1_1.0, whole genome shotgun sequence DNA.
CGAATTGCGAAACTTATCACCttaatgtaacaaatattacCTCGCAAcaaactaattatttaaaacaaagaatACATTTCAATCAGTTTTTGTGAACTGTgacatataatgtattacatatgctaattattgtcattgttatatataatgtattcttATTCCTGTTTTGTGTACTATGTACAGGCAAGACATATATACATCTGTGATTATCACAAGCAAGTGATCCAATGCGCGAGGACaaagcagcagcagcaacgtAGGCGCAAGGATTCTGAAGAGGATTCCGGTGAAACTGACAACGATCTCCCAGAAGTTGATCTCTTCCAATTGCAAGTCGGTACTTTGAGACGGTACAAAAGGCACTATAAAGTTCCCACACGTCCTGGTCTTAACAAAGCTCAGTTAGCAGATGTAAGTATAGAatctttcttcaattttattctctgtattattattcttttataatgtacacaaaataataataaaatattgcaataataagatataaaagatatatataaagataaatacaattatatgataacatacacacacacacacacacacatataaatacacattattaattatgaattaattattcataagaaatatatcaaaacaacaccacatatatgcatgttacattttaaagatgttttaaagttttattttgtgcGCGCGCaaactctaaatatttttaaattaatgttcatgatttttatcattacaattttttcataacaataaatataagaattatttgaataaacttTTGTTGCAGACCCTCATGAAGCATTTTAAGACCATCCCTGTAGTGGAGAAGGAAGCCCTaagttttttcatatatactgTTAAGAccaatgcaaataaattagatcAAAAAAACGGTTTGAGTAGTAGTGATACAACGTAGCGTGATCAGAAAATTTCCCATGTCactattgtaatattacaaattagttACGTGATaagtatatcaatttttacttgttaatacatacatgtattttataagaaactgtgtatataaagtatatattatgtatatatattattagtatatatatacacgcacacaaagcatgtatatacatacatatatacgcacatatataattataaaaattttatatatgtatatatctgtatGGGTATATGTATTCTCCAATACATCAAACCAttcactattttattttatctttctttcgtcgcacatttcatataaatatagtagattttaaataatataaaattgtgcgTGCGAGTTGCTGGCGGTTTCGTTTTAGAAATTGCGAGCGAcaatatattttggaaaaaatttcatgaagAGAAgcagttattataaaataaacaagacATCTATGAAAccaatgcgtttttttttatatgtatatctttacctttattgaaaaaaagaaccaAATACATAGAATATACGATCTATTGTTTTGGGATCTCGATCATCCCTGTTACATTTaaagtatatgaatatatgtatacaagcaAGGAGACAAGTCTAGTGCACTGTACAATGCTCATTCTGctcttgatttttattcaagaaaaatcTGTAAGAAAGGATAATATGCTTTTTGTGCATGTCTTCTTGATGCTTGTTCATTAGTAATAATCTCcatttattactaattacatattatcattattaattcgctttaaaatttcgaattttttgataaaaattgttattctcCTAtgggaataataaattataaatagaaatatataaatttcataaaaatatttacagtgggtagacaaaatatttcaaacatgttttttttttttaaataaaattacatacaaaaaaaagaatattaaggCAATGTGCCtcaaatcgataattttttataatcttacatTTATTGTCAGCAAAAAACAATacagttaatttaattttaacatataaatgtaacaaaatacaaaaaaaattgtttgataaaGTGTATTATATTGCTATTAACTGACATGAACATAACAAActtcaatatttcattatagcCTATAGCCTTGCTGACAATGATTTGATAGGTTTTTCTgtactatttattaataaaatttttaaacatttttcggataataatttttttcaattagaaattgtttttataaattcaaatcaaacaaatattgaaaattttaattgcgattaataatcgcgcgtaatgtaatgtaaaattgaattaaaaacattatatatattgctgcatatttttttaaagaaaataaataagatttgctttcttagaaaaatttatagtgaattatatatgattaatagtGAAGATATTTAGGCCaatgcacgcacacatacatacataaatccTGTTTATATGATAGAATAGCTAGTTTCTTAAAACACACAACTGATTTCGATCTTTCTTCAGTTCTTTCTCAATCAAAGTTTGATTACAgtttaatcaaatatcaatATGACAGCTCATATTTACCTAGATATCCTCACTTGGCCCCCATTCTCTACTTTtagcttttttaatattgtgtttCATTGTTATCCTCTgtctgaattaataaataattatacattcaaAAGCAGTTATGATAATTCAACTAATCCaccgcatatttttttttacccactgtatatatcttgaaattatataatttattgtatacatttattgtattaaatcaaCACTATTGCGAGGcagtaaaattatctttaatgcaATCTTTAGcagtatattttctataaattgtatatagttTTGTCATGTAATAGATTTATGTTGCTTTTCTTTATCATCGCCACCAATTCTTTTATCTCTTGTATCTTAAGGAAACAGTCTATTGTAactttataatgcaatataggTGCATGGTGcaatatatatgcttttattaCGTTCTAACATTATCAGTAtcgttattattgtttaatattaatgtaccaTAATAGTATAGAGCGGTTATTGTTACTTGAATTACCATTATTCTATCGCTAAAACTTATACAGCAAAACTTGGATTATCCGAATGCCGATTGACCGAATGTTTGATTATTCAAATAGCCAACAGGTTATATAAGCGTTCAGATAACCGAGGTtcgtattgtattatatatcatcggtacatttatatatattagcacACGTTAGTCATGTATATGATATAGCGTCTGCATGTAATGGagaaattcattataaaatggaatttttgtCTTCTCTGAATCTGGCtggtttttttatcatcataagTATACATTCgaatttttgcaaatcaatttctctcttttccggACATTATCAACagtgtacataatatatacaacagTCAGTAATACTACGTTAGTAATAATATCGTCCTGTATTCTTGTCTAGCTGCGCTCGGGTGCTCAAATGAGAATAGTCCATCTTCGTCTGTCCCGCGTGTATTCATTGTACAACTTATACAGTTCCAACTTCTTCTggatcataatttttcactcTCTTGTTATATGCGATTATTTcctgtattatttaaatttgttccattaaataatatatagataattgcaaaattaccATATAGCAATAGAAatctatcaaatataaatataatcctgaatatatatttcgttttgACACAAACAACGTACTCTTTCATATCTGGCTCTATCCTCTTCTGCAATAGCCATGTATTTGGATTTTGTTTGCAAATCTGTGCTCATCCACAATTTTCCTAGTTCCTTCGCGATGTCACCTACTCCCATTTCGGGATGCAATTCTCTCATCTTGCCACGTAATTCTtggcaaaagtaaaaaaatgcgGATCTACaacatatagaaatattaagtatCTTAATTGCATAAGTATCAATAATCAATAACTTGCATTGATCGAAATATTCTCATTTGGATGTTTTTAGAAAATGCATCTAATGATTGTTGAAGCATgcatataaagtttattgtatgtctttgaaataaaattctgtcgTTAAAGATTTCCGACTACATACAGTGCCCGTTTCGGTGCGTCTTTGTCCCTATATCTCTTTGTTCCTCTACGTGTTGGTCTCTCTGGTTCCTCGTGACCAGTATAATGTCTATCAtagtaatacatttttttagtattgCAATGGGCATTACCATCTTCCAGATGTACAAtctgcaaaatatatgttattaattaataactgtttatatatagtttcaaGGCAAGACATGTATTAATACATTCTCGACTCTACTctcaatatattctttttatttgtatcagTTAGATATGACTATGTAATTtaactaatttcttttttttggaaaattattgactttttaaatcatatttgtctatacatttaaatcaatattaagacATTGTATTGATTATTGTACCTCATTCTTCACTGGCACTGcattgataatgaaattttttcccTGACCAGTGGACCACTTGGTTTGATTAGTAGAAACACTTGACACATTGTTGGGTTTCATCACGCCTTCTGCACCACATtctacaaaagaaatatataaattacagtataatatatacccAATGTgacaattttgatataaatacaatgaCTATACTATATACCTGGTGCCATATTAGTCTGACCAACAATCATAGTGTCTCTCATTCcagaatttaaagaattatcacCGGTTTTCGTAAGGTATACATTCTTTCTATCTGACGATTCCATGATtgcaatttctctttcttttgcgTAATTCAAAACTTGTGACACAATGTATTAAAGCTATAGTTATctgtcaataaataatattaatttattcactatatatgtatatacaaataaaatatatttgaatgtgTTTATGTGAAATTTGTACTAAAATCTGAGGATAACAATTGTtcatttaaaacttatttaaaaaataataatttaattgtctgattaatttaatgcaaataataaacatatttaaaataatgtccaaatttttaattatttaaataaaaataagataattagaaatataataaagaaaaaatagaaatagtagtaaaaggaaaaaattaaaaaacaattacaatCCCCAAACTTTCTTTTAGCTATGtctctctttattaattttgttatgtgTTCTTgtaatttactattttattatcattcctGCATGCTGGAATTAAtctgcatttttttcaattattataaatatttatggaaaactCAATTGATTCGTacagaaaaattgaatattaagataaattagtcagatttttgttttttttttggctgcgcatttttttaaacacaattttttttttgaaaatgcacTATTTCGTTTCGCGAAagttagaagaaaaaaaaaatgtaagcacgcaaaactaataaaaagaaCGCAGATTTATATCGCCAATTCACGCGATgtccttcttttcttctccgaAAGAATCACTGGTGAATAAGTACGagaattttgacaaaattacaAGTACAATCGCGTCTCGAGCATTCGCGTTGTTCGGTCAATCGCTTACCAGACACGTCGCGGACGCGACACTCGATGCGAAGCGGGAGGCGTGGGTTCGCGAGTGCCGAAAGAACTAATAATGATCGGCGAAAAGACAACTGTCAAACACGTCGAGCGGATAATCTCGCAGAGAGCCTAATAATCGACGTCTATGCGAAATGTATGCAACTATCGGCACGACGAAACACAATCATACGTAAAAGTAATCGCGACTATCATCCCACAAATGATATAAGAAATCATCCGCTgtcatgagagagagagagagagagacgcgacGATTTGACAGGAATCGTCGCGAAGAATTGTCAACGCGACGAGCACAACGCAATGatggaaagaataaaaaaagaggaaagaacCGGAATCCGACTCACAGATACAACAGTATGCGATATGTgacgtgtatatgtatacatatatgtgtattgttACGAGTGTGTATGCGCGGCTATATACATGCACAGCCGCACGTACATAATTCTTCACCTAAGGATCCGCTCATTCGCGCGGGTATTGCATCTTCACGATTACGCGATGATCTTTCGTAGGCGACAATCCCTAGGACGCCTGCCCGTAAACACcttcgtatgtatatatacgtacgccCGATTATTGTCGCGCAAAACAATCAACGCTTGATGTATCGTGAACTCTTTGCCGAGATAGCAGCGTTCGACTATGTAACATCATGATATTTAGTCGCGCAACTCGGTGATATTTTCTCAAGGTCAAGCTGTCCAGCTTGTCGAAGCACACTGATTGGTTACCGGAAGATAGGATATTTTTTGGCGAACTTTTGTATCCAGCGTTAATTATGTAGTTTTATTTAGgccagaatttttaaattgtatcgGATATCTCAAATTTGTTTAACACTCGttggaaatattgaaaaataataaaaaaatataattacgttgAAACGCGAAAGAGGCTTCTTGTTGAATCGCCATATTGTAATACACACGTGTACGTTTTCGAACTCATCTATCATGGCGGATTGAAGAGCCAATCAAAAATCACTCGTTAACTTTCGTATGAGAAAAAAGTAACGACTTCAATTTTTGGCGGTATTAAATGATTTGAATTATATCGCTTTTATCTCATACTTATAATATACGGAAAAAGCGTtggattgatttaaaattagatttgtgATAAAAGTGAATTTGATTTTGTCTTTATGAACAAGCTTTATatgtaagaaagaaaatttttttgaacggcgagaaaaatatattataaatatatatatatatatatatatatatatatatatacaaatatattaaaaaatatattaaaaattacaaaatctataaatttttttttcagcgatATTCAAACATGGAGATGTTAATTTGCAATAAGTGCTTTATTCCGATATACAAAGGAAAATTGccttatattattacacagTGTGGTCACATTTTTTGCCAGGATTGTCTACAACAAGGTAAATCGGTattggaagaaagaaaagacgaGGAAGATGATTAATttgctattattgtatattttttctattacagTGAAAAAGCAATGTTttcaatgcaaatataatgatCCCGCATATTTACCGTTAGAAGAGCCACTGATGCCTAAGAAGATCTCGCTCTTTACGCCTTCCTCTGAAATTTTGGAAATGCTATTAAAAAAGGAGATATCCGAAAGCAATCAATTGAAGATAACAATGGAACGCTTTCACActcttgtatataaattatattttttatctgttacatatttttatattatatttttgatattcatatttatattctgtatatttttaaattttcacaatGATATGTTTATGCGGTGATGCGCTTGAAGGACAACAAATACGAGATGTTGAAAAGACATTATGTTCTTTTACGAcgcaatatgaaaatattgttagAAAAGTATATGTATCTAAAGgctgaaacagaaaaaaaacaaaagcagCTGCTACAAATGACACAGAGCACTTCAAAATCTATATCCAATACGACAAGGACGTTGACTAACTCCGATCTTGTTTCTACGTATTCATTAAATACACGGTAAAGTATAtatcaatcaatttatattgattaatgcactttcattattatcgtatattttaaaattaaatcaaattattatatataatcattactATTATATGTACGCCGAAAACAAAagttatctaaataatatcgtGATTCTTtcctaatattttcttttctcgttgTTGTTTACAGATATTCTTCAGGATCGTTGaatcatttgaaattttttaatttgaacttGTCTGATGCGACAAATATGTCTATACGATCCGCCAATCTAAGGAAACAGCATAAAATCGACGATAGTTTTAGCACATCCGACAATAATACATCTCCGACATTTACCAAGCTTCTTTTCATACCAGACAATCGAAACGattcgaattaaattttcaaataaattcttttctttgtttctttcttttttcataattatgttattttgaactcgttatattatattgcttaataaattataaataaaagcaataacaaatacaaatttaatttgaaatttgaaaaatgaataaactTATACTCTTTGctttatatactttacatgcttattaatacttattaatatttaaaaaataaaatatatcttactaAGCGAtaacaaatacaaattaaatttgaaatttgaaaaatgaataaactCGTATTCTTTgctttataatacttatagtatttaaaatataataaaaaataaaatatgtcttaCTAAGTTATTGTTGATCACCATAATTTGCATGATAgcattaatattctattggAATTATTCCCCAAACTTCCTCGCCTCAAGTCTGCCTTCCATTCAATGTTTCATTagtcaaatttaaaagagttgtctatttttcaataaagacgattttaatgttataaatattatgtggaTATTTTGATCTTTGGTGCAATCTAAGATTATGTCATAtctgatatacaaatataatatacatatataataactatattgtatatatgaatgCACAAAACATTtcgatttgatataaaattacttatgatccaaataatttttatgtcggCACTATTTTGCTTACTATTAGTCAATCATAATATCAGCATCTAAACTCTATAATATATCCATGATATCATTGCTGCATGTGctaattatctaaataaattaaaatttgtgacaaattttaatgcaatatgcGTAAGGAaagatttacatatatattccaagCTTTTAGTAGCTGTATAGTCAAGATATTAATTCCATCTGAACTTTCCATAACCAGAATGCATCTATTTAGTCTCGTGGCTATTGTCATTTTATAGCCATTAAGATAGTTTTTCTGTAGTGTAGACTATAAAGTCATccagcaaataaaatatttgcagctTCTGTATGAGACAAATTCCAAATTACCTtgcaagaaaagaaatatattatttaacatgtaattgcagattttttatcaaatatatataatatttataatacttagaaaataaaatgtcttaCTAAGTTATTGTtaatcaaaacataatttGTATGACAGCCCTATTGTTATATTTCCTAAACTTCTTCGCCTAACTCGAGCTACATCACATCCTTGATACTATCACCGCTGCAAAATCTGTCTAATATCAAAGGTAAGTCTAATCCATTATATGTTTCACCAATGAAATTCTTGTCTTTGTGCGTTAAATTTAGAAGAAGTGTGCCataatctgtaataaaatgtagatagttttgatcatttttatacagcttctatatatatttatttatacatatttgattaaaaaagtaaagtaataatatttcattttataattttataaatgctgatttaaaattgtacatgTCACTCTTAAACGAAGAACACATATACAATTAGAAATAGATTACCTACTTGTCATCGTAATATTGTAATGGGTTTTACACTAGTAGTTccaacttttataaaattatttgttggcTGCATAACAACTGGCATTCTAATATTAGACAGACTTAAATCTTCCAATTCTAATCTTCCATTATATGAATCCGTCAAGTTTGCATTTTGTTAGATTTTTCTTCCAGATTGACTGACAGTTTCACTAGAGAGCAAAGTTGTACCCATCGTGCAATGCATTTTGAtcttagaattaatttctgcaacactttttattaaatctttttaaatattgaatatgtttATATCAGGTGATTTTTGAGATTAGAGAAACATAAACAAAATTCTTGGTTAGAATTGCATGgctattttttgataaatagatatatgtgTGAAATACTCATTTATTTGGAGGCAAAATGTGACTGTAAATACAATGTTCTTTGCCAAAggcaagtaaaaattatatacaccataagaaaaaaattatttgctcaattatatattaccttGTTGATATTTGTCTTACAAATTCttgaatatacataaaatttaaaactcaaTAGAAACAATCTCGGGAGTCTCGCTCGAATGCATATAATCGAATTAAACGCCCATTTCTATGcgattttgaaagaaaaaatattaattttcgattcTTCGTATCACATTATTTGCATGATGACTTAAACAATTTTGAATTCTCGCGCCAAATGTTCGAGAACTGTTCGGCGATTTTCGGTAGATTTCGTGCAACTTCCTCAATTTCATTggctgatttaaaaaatttctggcGCTGATTTCAAGATGTTACGCTCGGCTTCTCCCTCTTTTCGCGCGGAAACGGCTCTTCGTACAGACGTAGAAATTGCGAGCTTCGATAATTATCCGCACAGGTAAGCCGACAAAGGGATAATCGAGCCAAATAGATACGATAATATGCAAtagaattgattttttgaatagactgtgagaatatttaatagttttatggCATATTAGACGGGAATTATGAGAAGAAAAAGTTAATCCTTTTTCGGGTTCGCTACAGATAATCGGCCATTATGGATATACTTCTTCTACTCGTCTTCC
It encodes the following:
- the LOC126854821 gene encoding histone deacetylase complex subunit SAP30 homolog, with the protein product MNGFSTGEEDSRGAADQICCLVDEGERCSRPAGNASYSKRIQKTVTQRRLKLNLDHMARHIYICDYHKQVIQCARTKQQQQRRRKDSEEDSGETDNDLPEVDLFQLQVGTLRRYKRHYKVPTRPGLNKAQLADTLMKHFKTIPVVEKEALSFFIYTVKTNANKLDQKNGLSSSDTT
- the LOC126854811 gene encoding uncharacterized protein LOC126854811, with product MESSDRKNVYLTKTGDNSLNSGMRDTMIVGQTNMAPECGAEGVMKPNNVSSVSTNQTKWSTGQGKNFIINAVPVKNEIVHLEDGNAHCNTKKMYYYDRHYTGHEEPERPTRRGTKRYRDKDAPKRALSAFFYFCQELRGKMRELHPEMGVGDIAKELGKLWMSTDLQTKSKYMAIAEEDRARYEREIIAYNKRVKNYDPEEVGTV
- the LOC126854808 gene encoding zip homologous protein 2-like isoform X1 — translated: MMERIKKEERTGIRLTDTTRYSNMEMLICNKCFIPIYKGKLPYIITQCGHIFCQDCLQQVKKQCFQCKYNDPAYLPLEEPLMPKKISLFTPSSEILEMLLKKEISESNQLKITMERFHTLDNKYEMLKRHYVLLRRNMKILLEKYMYLKAETEKKQKQLLQMTQSTSKSISNTTRTLTNSDLVSTYSLNTRYSSGSLNHLKFFNLNLSDATNMSIRSANLRKQHKIDDSFSTSDNNTSPTFTKLLFIPDNRNDSN
- the LOC126854808 gene encoding zip homologous protein 2-like isoform X2 gives rise to the protein MEMLICNKCFIPIYKGKLPYIITQCGHIFCQDCLQQVKKQCFQCKYNDPAYLPLEEPLMPKKISLFTPSSEILEMLLKKEISESNQLKITMERFHTLDNKYEMLKRHYVLLRRNMKILLEKYMYLKAETEKKQKQLLQMTQSTSKSISNTTRTLTNSDLVSTYSLNTRYSSGSLNHLKFFNLNLSDATNMSIRSANLRKQHKIDDSFSTSDNNTSPTFTKLLFIPDNRNDSN